One Deltaproteobacteria bacterium RBG_16_64_85 genomic region harbors:
- a CDS encoding C4-dicarboxylate ABC transporter permease produces the protein MSGPVAGVYGIAAMFILLFVLRIPAAFTMALVGFVGIALVTSVDAAFSMVGTEMWNIFSNYGLTVIPLFILVGEIVHYAGYNFSLYDATYKWFGHYRGGLAMTTILASAAFSAISGSNTATAATMSAVAIPAMKEYKYHPLLSAGSVAAGATLGVLIPPSIVLVVYGLYTGQSIGKLFFGNIIPSAILTAAILATVVWICRMHPDWGAKGPRFGWKERFRSLPEAIDILALFGIIMYALFTGVVTATEAAAVSCFLGFVLCLARRKLTWKKFIDSMTDTLRISCMVFMIVAGAVIFARFLTLTRLPFETAEWIQTLALPKWMVLWVILFCYIVGGCVMDALAFLLVSLPIFYPLVVQLGYDPIWFGQVITIVTTMGSIMPPIGICCYVVSGMSGIPLATVFRGSFYYMPSYIVSILILMISPYWTVLVLSDLVK, from the coding sequence GTCGCCGGCGTGTACGGCATCGCCGCCATGTTCATCCTCCTGTTCGTTCTGCGGATCCCCGCCGCCTTCACCATGGCCCTCGTGGGATTCGTCGGGATCGCCCTCGTGACCTCCGTCGACGCGGCCTTCTCGATGGTAGGCACCGAAATGTGGAACATCTTCTCCAACTACGGACTGACCGTGATCCCGCTGTTCATCCTCGTCGGGGAGATCGTCCATTACGCCGGCTACAACTTCAGCCTCTACGACGCTACCTACAAGTGGTTCGGGCACTATCGCGGTGGACTCGCGATGACGACGATCCTGGCGTCCGCGGCCTTCTCGGCCATTTCCGGCTCCAACACGGCCACGGCGGCCACGATGAGCGCCGTCGCCATTCCCGCCATGAAGGAATACAAGTACCACCCTTTGCTTTCCGCCGGCTCCGTCGCGGCGGGCGCGACGCTCGGCGTCCTCATCCCCCCCTCCATCGTGCTCGTCGTCTACGGCCTGTACACCGGCCAGTCGATCGGCAAGCTTTTCTTCGGCAATATCATCCCCAGCGCCATCCTGACCGCCGCCATCCTGGCGACGGTGGTATGGATTTGCCGCATGCACCCCGACTGGGGGGCAAAAGGCCCGAGGTTCGGCTGGAAGGAAAGGTTTCGTTCGCTCCCGGAGGCGATCGACATCCTCGCGCTGTTCGGGATCATCATGTACGCCCTGTTCACGGGGGTCGTGACCGCCACGGAAGCCGCCGCCGTCAGCTGCTTCCTGGGCTTCGTCCTCTGCCTCGCGCGCCGCAAGCTGACCTGGAAGAAGTTCATCGACTCCATGACGGATACCCTGCGCATCTCCTGCATGGTCTTCATGATCGTGGCGGGGGCGGTGATCTTCGCCCGGTTCCTGACGCTCACCCGCCTCCCCTTCGAGACCGCCGAATGGATCCAGACGCTCGCGCTGCCCAAGTGGATGGTGCTGTGGGTGATCCTGTTCTGCTACATCGTCGGCGGCTGCGTCATGGACGCCCTCGCGTTCCTGCTCGTCTCGCTGCCGATCTTCTACCCCCTCGTCGTCCAGCTGGGATATGACCCGATCTGGTTCGGCCAGGTCATCACGATCGTCACGACGATGGGCTCCATCATGCCGCCCATCGGCATCTGCTGCTACGTCGTCTCCGGCATGTCGGGCATCCCCCTGGCGACCGTCTTCCGGGGAAGCTTCTACTACATGCCGTCGTACATCGTCTCCATCCTCATCCTCATGATCTCGCCGTACTGGACCGTGCTGGTCCTGTCCGACCTGGTGAAGTAG
- a CDS encoding indolepyruvate oxidoreductase: protein MDKRILMLGNEAMAHGLLENGCRVAASYPGTPASEILSALARLRTEHGIAMHAEWAVNEKVAFEIAYTGSMTGLRTAVSMKQVGLNVASDPLMSAAYTGVKGGFLIISADDPGPYSSQTEQDSRLLAMMAKVPVLDPSTPAHARELIAAGYEISEIFEIPVMLRPTTRVCHACQDVSPREIPPFLREADFRKSPTRWAATPAFRYELHRRLNVKLAAIAGWPRTAPFRANPDAAGPRAVVASGVAAAHAREILSESGLWDRIPLYHVVQPYPLHSDFVFHLLNAYEEVLVLEETTGVIEMQLLDRRRVRGKLSGAVPEAGELLPEIVEGVLAKFAGIDGETSDAQVPERGGRRPTLCAGCSHRSSFYAIKKAAPEGIYPSDIGCYTLGLNLGGVDTVLCMGAAVSQAAGFYQAYRLAGKSVDIVATIGDSTFYHAGIPPLIDAVVQGARFVLVILDNSTTAMTGFQPTPATGKGAAGEPTGAVDMEALVRACGVGFCKVGVPSRLPEFIGLLKEAIAYSHEKGPAVVIAREPCVMDRSRADRLPRPGKVTITDDCDGCRYCTTQFECPALLYDEEGERVSIDGILCTGCGVCLHVCPLDAIRKAPPEGTSP from the coding sequence TTGGACAAGCGAATCCTCATGCTCGGAAACGAGGCGATGGCGCACGGCCTGCTGGAAAACGGGTGCAGGGTCGCGGCCTCCTACCCGGGGACGCCCGCGTCGGAGATCCTCTCCGCCCTGGCGAGGCTCCGGACGGAACACGGGATTGCGATGCACGCGGAGTGGGCGGTCAACGAGAAGGTCGCCTTCGAAATCGCCTACACCGGGAGCATGACGGGGTTGCGCACGGCGGTCAGCATGAAGCAGGTGGGCCTGAACGTCGCATCCGACCCCTTGATGAGCGCGGCCTACACGGGGGTCAAGGGGGGGTTTCTCATCATCAGCGCGGACGACCCGGGGCCCTACTCCTCGCAGACCGAGCAGGACAGCCGGCTGCTGGCCATGATGGCCAAGGTCCCCGTCCTCGACCCTTCCACGCCCGCGCACGCGCGGGAGTTGATCGCGGCGGGGTACGAGATCTCCGAGATCTTCGAGATCCCCGTGATGCTGCGCCCCACAACGAGGGTCTGCCACGCCTGCCAGGACGTCTCCCCCCGGGAGATCCCCCCGTTTCTCCGGGAGGCCGACTTCCGGAAATCCCCCACCCGCTGGGCCGCCACTCCCGCGTTCCGCTACGAGCTGCACCGGAGGCTCAACGTAAAGCTCGCCGCCATCGCCGGCTGGCCGCGGACCGCGCCGTTCCGTGCGAACCCGGACGCCGCCGGCCCGAGGGCGGTAGTGGCTTCCGGCGTCGCGGCGGCCCACGCCCGGGAGATCCTCTCGGAGTCCGGCCTGTGGGACCGCATCCCCCTTTACCATGTCGTGCAGCCCTACCCGCTGCATTCGGATTTCGTCTTCCACCTCCTGAACGCCTACGAGGAGGTCCTCGTACTCGAGGAGACGACCGGCGTCATCGAGATGCAGCTCCTCGACCGCCGCCGAGTGCGGGGGAAGCTCTCCGGCGCGGTCCCGGAGGCGGGAGAGCTTCTGCCCGAGATCGTGGAGGGAGTCCTCGCGAAGTTCGCCGGGATCGACGGGGAGACCTCGGACGCGCAAGTCCCGGAGCGCGGAGGGCGGCGCCCGACCCTTTGCGCCGGCTGTTCCCACCGGTCGAGCTTCTACGCCATCAAGAAGGCGGCCCCGGAAGGGATCTACCCGAGCGACATCGGATGCTACACGCTGGGACTGAATCTCGGAGGAGTCGACACGGTTCTGTGCATGGGGGCCGCGGTGAGCCAGGCCGCGGGTTTTTACCAGGCCTACCGGCTCGCCGGGAAGTCGGTCGACATCGTGGCCACCATCGGGGACTCCACTTTCTACCACGCGGGCATCCCGCCGCTCATCGACGCCGTGGTCCAGGGGGCACGCTTCGTCCTCGTGATCCTGGACAACTCCACGACGGCGATGACCGGGTTCCAGCCCACGCCGGCGACGGGGAAGGGAGCGGCGGGCGAGCCGACGGGCGCCGTGGACATGGAGGCGCTCGTCCGCGCCTGCGGCGTCGGGTTCTGCAAGGTGGGGGTTCCAAGCCGCCTTCCGGAATTCATCGGCCTCCTCAAGGAGGCCATCGCGTACAGCCACGAAAAGGGGCCCGCGGTGGTCATCGCGCGGGAGCCCTGCGTCATGGACCGGAGCCGGGCGGACCGCCTTCCGCGCCCCGGGAAGGTAACCATCACCGACGACTGCGACGGCTGCCGGTATTGCACGACCCAGTTCGAATGCCCGGCGCTTCTCTACGACGAGGAGGGAGAGCGCGTCTCCATCGACGGCATCCTGTGCACCGGGTGCGGCGTCTGCCTCCACGTCTGCCCCCTCGACGCCATCCGGAAGGCGCCGCCGGAAGGAACGTCCCCGTGA